ttttctccacagCATTCGCTGCATAAGCACTCAAAACTTCGAAACATAAAGATTTGTCGATTTCAGgaagagtttaaaaaaatttatattctctcaaaaaatcatatcgtacgaaacaatttttttttttctgtaaacgCTTTAAAATCTTCAAAACGTAAAGATTCGTCCATTTCaggaaaaatgtttaaaatgttttattttctcgaaaGATTCGTCGTATTTGGACACATGCGACGTTAAATTATTATGTGTGATTAtgtgtgattatttttcataaagttCGTGAAGACAGGTCATAATCGACATTACTTACGACCTTATTTACCGTtagttgattttcaatttcaacatttttgaatGTATCCTCAAGTTTTTCGCGCACGTACAAACGGGGAAAAAATACGCCTTTTTACCTTGACACGTGATAAACGATCGTATAATGGTGCATACGTCCTTATAGCATTTATTAATAATCGAAGATTCGTATGCAGATCAATTTGGAAGAGAATGCACCATACACGAGAGTACGTCattcccccctccccccatcCCCCTCCAGCTCTTTGGGAAGCTCATTTTATCGGACTTACTTTCACTCGTCAGACCTATCATACCAACGTTCATCAGTGTTCCATGTGTGGATGGGTCAAACAAAGTCGTGCGTTCGATGCTatcgtattatttattgtttgtAACTTAAATTGAGTCGAATGACATTCTGCGTAATATGTTCGCGAAAAACTAATTACAATAACGAGGGTTATTCAAAGGCGTAAAATAATCCCGATGCTCGTTGTGCTTTGAAAACATTCATCGGCTGAATTCCAGGCAACTCAATTATGAGCCTTCAATTTATCGtcacttcttttttcatcggCGGAATCGTCTGCTTGATGATCTATCATGCGAGAAGATTTCGTCTGTATCAGAAAGCATGGAAATTTCGTGGGCCACTCGTGTTTTTACCGTTTTTGGGTAACGCCCTGACTTTCGCCGGAAATACCGAAGGTGAGTTTGAATATTCATTACCATCAGCTTTTCAGTTTTGGTAAATATTGCTCGTCTGACAAATACGCATGATTCCACTGATGACATTAAACCTGAAAGCGCAGGTGATGTTAATGTGTATTCAAATACCCcacatttatatatgtatattacttGACTAAAGTACCATAATTTTGATTATAGATCTACTGAAAACACTCGATAATCTCGCAAACAGCTATTCGTCACCTTATCGTGCTTGGTTTGGACAGGACTTGGCGATTTTTGTCTCTCACCCGAATCATATAAAGGTAACAGACCTTCAGAGGTGCCAGAGGAATTTAATCCATGAATTACAGTATTACATgcattattacaattatacatgtattactTCCATAGGAGTTACTGTGCAGTGATAAAGCAATCGAGAagtcaaaattttatacattttttcgacCTTGGTTGGGAAACGGTTTATTCACCGCCCCTGGTGAGTTTTTATCGTTTGTCGGTTGAAAAacgtatcaaatttttacaaaaccaATTGCTGACTAGAAATGTGAAGATGTCTCGAGACAGAATGCAATATTGCATAAACTTTGCAGTATCATAACTTTGTAAAGTTTGAGATAACTCAGATACATATTATATCGCAGTATATTTCAGATACGTTGTGAAAACGTAACGTTGCAAGCTTTCGTTGATTGCACATTCTTTTGAATCAAATTGCAATGCGGCTGCGGTGACTTACCGAAATATTTCTACAATGTTGAAATGACGCGTTTTGTAGGCGGTGTTTCaagtctcaaattttttacatattacAGTAACATAACTTTGTTAGCGATGGCACAATATAGTCAGCGATATATCAACCTAAAGAGGATAATTGAAACATTGCTGCAATGTTTTGTGTGCATGCAATATTTTTGTGATGCTGCAGTTGCATTTGCAATGTAAAGAAACATTGTAGCAATACTTGTAATATTGCGTGCCATGTGAAATCGctagaaatattttcgttttatcaTGATTCAGCTGGAATATGGCGCGTGCATCGCAAGCTGATCGGGCCGACTTTTAACCTAAAAATTCTCGAATCTTTTGTACCGATATTTGCGGCTCATTCCAAAACGATGGCGGACAAAATGGAGGCCAATATAAATGGAGGAGAATTCCGAATATTCGAATACGTATCGTTGTGTACGTTGGATATTATTTGCGGTTTGTCAATGAAGCtcaataattgaatttaatcgCTCACAAGCACAAGAAATTGTAGCATTTTCTATTTACTGTTTTAGAAACAACGATGGGCGTGAAAATGGAAGCACAGAACAAATCGGGATGCGACTACGTTGAAGCCGCAGAGAAGTAACCATTGCAAATATTTCCACCATTGTTTACATTGTTTAATTATAACTATAATATATACTTACTTTTCaggttattttcaattatttacgaAAGAATTCTCAAGCCTTGGCTTCATCCTGACGCGATTTTTTATCGTTCCAAACTTGGCAAAGAACAGACAGATCGCATCAAAACTTTGTTCTGTTTTACTGATAACGTGAGTTCATTTTTAGTCATCTTTATTAAAGATATTCAGATAACacagtaaattattttcgcTTCAATGACCAAAGAATAAAGTGtgaccaaattttttcaggtgATACTGAAAAAGAAACAGGCCTTGCCGAGTGGTGATCGTCGTGAGATAGCTATGAATCATGAAGATGAAACTTGTGAGTAAATTTCCTTGAAATATTGAAGCCATACGAAAATCACGTTCAAATCCATTGATATTAATGAAATCATTAATGAATACCATGTTTAGGAACTAAAAATCGGAAAGTCTGtcggaagaaattttttattcagatctTTAGCGAACTTTTTGGGACGCAAAATTTAAGGAATGTTTACATTGACGAATCATCATTTTGCTTCTTATTGGATACTTATGCACTAGAATCAAATTGCAGTCTAATTGACTGATGCATTGATTCGACTATCTACGTAGGTACTTCACGGTCACGGAGAAAAGCTTTTCTAGATTTGCTGATGGAACTGACGTacgatgaaatgaaattttcggaTTCTGAATTGCGTCAGGAAGTTAATACATTAGTGCTGGCGGTGCGTATTGATTGATTAACATACAATGAAACTGTGAATAGATATCGATAAGAttggaaatttctttttagGGAAACGACACAATATCCAATGCAATGTGCTACGTGATGCTGATGCTCGCTTCTCATCCCGAAGTTCAGGTGagtattcatatttttcgttaaaacgTTATTTGAaggttccatttttttctttgttagaGCGATATCATTACTTGATAAAATTCTCAAAGATTCTAGAAACTATGATGAGCACTACAAAAGTCTGATAAACTCTTATCAGTTCGCCTattagtatatttttattactttctgCACTTCCTTCGAACGTTTTCAGACATTTTCTAGAGATTTTTATTAAGTATCCGATTTTTGAACACATTTCTTCACAAGTGgttggaattattttattcgatgAAAGTAACAACGACAATGTTATATTATAGTTTTAATCCCCACTTTGTATGGCGTACAGGAAAAGGTTTATCGCGAACTGCAAAGCATTTTCATGGATCAAGACCCTGATGAACGATTTGTGACACAGGAAGACCTGCCGCATATGGAATATTTGGAGCGTGTGATAAAAGAAACCTTGCGTTTATTTCCAATCGCGCCTATCCTCGGTCGCACAGTGATGGAGGACTTGGAGATAGGTGCGTATGCATTctaatttttacaaatgtgGGTGTGATCTTGGTTTTTTCGCCTAATGATTGGTTCCTCATTTGACtatcgagtaaaaaaaaaacttccctCGACCTCGTAATCGATAAAAATGTCCCGAACTCTAATTTAAGGTGGGTTCACGCTGCCGAAAGGAAGTATGGCCGTTGTGAACACGTTCACAGTTCATAGAAGCAAAGAATACTGGCTAGATCCCCTTAAGTTTGATCCAGACAGATTTCTGCCTCAAGAAGTTGCACAGCGCCATTCCTATTGCTATCTACCCTTTAGCGGCGGACCCAGGAATTGTATAGGTATGCACACAGAACACAATACTGCAGAAACATAGCAGCAATGTAATATTACAAGGTTCGGAATATTTCAGATACATTCCGCAATATTGTATCAGCATAACTATACAAAgttagaaatatttcagatttatATGTTGCGGAACATTGCATGATCATTGTGGCAATGCAATTTTGCAAGTTTTGATATGTTTGAGGTAAATTGCCTAATGTTCTACAAGATTGCAAGAACGTAACTTTGCAGcctttggaatatttttggttATACAATGCGCAATGTTGCAGAAATATTTCGATGATACTTTTGCAATATTGTTGTACTGTGGATGAGATGTATGAGTAGAAAAACATATGCGTCGGGATGTgtggtaatgaaaatttttgagacgAGGAGGAGGCCATGATTACGTAGCAGAATATATTTGTCGGCGCGCCCAACAACTTAAATCACTAaaaacaaattacacaagTGTTACTGATCTATCATACAATATCCGGGCGACGCAAAGGGAGAAAAATTATCCACAAGCCACTGCGGTTCTGTAGAGACCGTGCGCAAAATTCACGGCAGCGCCAAATCGATTCTATTTGTCCCAACCGACGGGCATTTTCCCCTGTCTACGCCAATGACTCAGCCAATTATAAACTTCTGTGGTTACGGAAGGATAGGGACAATTTTCGCCACTCGCGGCGCTACTCGTACTCATCTCTGATAGGGACTGAGCGTGAGTACGAGTAGCGCCGCGAGTGGCGAAAATTGTCCCTATCCTTCCGTAACCACAGAAGTTTATAATTGGCTGAGTCATTGGCGTAGACAGGGGAAAATGCCCGTCGGTTGGGACAAATAGAATCGATTTGGCGCTGCCGTGAATTTTGCAAACGGTCTCTATACTCCGTCCAACAAGAGAATAGACTTACTTCTCGCATCGGTGAATGAGGTGGGGAGAGAGTGGGGAGACAATAGCGCGCTCCCCAGTATTCTATACGTCCGGTCTGGGCCCCgtgcattatttttatttaagaaataagatagatgaaataatttttacacaatacaACACGCAATATTAATGTTTGTAATGTtatgtatagtatatttaCGAGTCGTCAGATTTTGAGGTTATGTACGGGATAAGTAATATGATACAAATAGTTACaccaaaaaaggaaaacattGGCAAGTAATGCGTGGTATAATCGCTGTCGTCGATCGAGGAATCTGTTTCAGCGTTCACATTAATTACCAACGGTGAAATTTGGTCGATGTAAGAGTTAGGGTTGTATCAAATGACTCTCCCGCTTTAGCGTTGAGCAGACTGCCTTTATTCGACCCCTACCTCTAACCTTCTCGATGGCGCACACCACAACTCCGTTCTGTGCTGCCACCTCCTTACAGTCGACCATTCTGTCAGCGATTTCTTATATGtcccataatttttttaattcctccGTTGCGTGTTTAACAAAATTGTTCGAGTCTTGGGCCCTCAGTCGAGCAACACATACATTCTGTCCAGTCCTATCCTTCTTACTAATCCAAAATGTTTTGTTTGTCCAGGCGCAAGATATGCCATGATGGAAATGAAAACGTGTCTCGCTCACATTCTTCGGAAATACGTTCTCAAAAAGGACAAAGTTCAGCTCATAAGTGAAATACGGGTTAAAGTGGACAGCTTACTGAGGCCAGTTGAGCCGATCACGTTGTGCATAGAAAGACGATCGTCGAAACTTGATTGATGACGCAGTTTGTGACGTATTTCGATGTCCCTTAAGCCTGTCGCTTAATGCACATGAATAAGTCATCAAGAGTTTCCCCTTTTTCGCTGTACGGTCTGAACCGGTTACCAGCGTCCGAGTGTCTTCTATCACTGTAGATTTAGAAGAAACGGGCGGGTGCgggtgaaaaatcagaaaaacgaaaaatcagaATGGTCAGAATTTCGaacataaatatattgaaaactCACAATCACGAAAGAACAAGGTGGTGAATCTTCATTAAGCcagaaataatggaaatagaacatgaaagtatcgaaatttgaagttataGAATTTAGAATACACAACTGGTGAAAATTCCTAACGGCCATTAGCAAAATGAGGCAAATACGATTGCTCACGAACGCAAGTAAATAACCTTCGGATGCATCATAAAGTAGAATTTTCATCTAATCGAATTCATAAATGCGAAGCATCAAGAATCAGAACGGTTAGAACTCCGAGTAGTAATCTCATAGAAGGCTCAGAATATAGAATTGCAGTATATCAGAATCGTCAGAATGAAGAATCGCAATATATCAGAAGAGTCGATAATTCATATCATATTAGAAGCCAAGAAATATAAGTTTTTGACATCAAAAGTCATATTCAATCTTttaatgagataaaaatattgcagaatttgtttgattctgtacataaaacattttacaagTCAAAGTAGATTAGTTGGATAGACTCGGAATGTGAAATTCTGGTAGTAAGCCAATTATACGGTTACTTTCGGAATACTTATCTTTCCGAACTGTACGATTCTGAATAATGACTCTTCTACATTCTGGATATCTGTTTTCCGCCGTTTCTAGATGATCGAGTtctaacttttatttttataatatttggacatttgagaatatgaaactttctacaaattcattcTCTGGAATATTGACtctatatattattaaattctgtGTCTCTGAATTCTTGGATTATCTTTTTCTGAAGTACGTGGGTTTGGATAATAGAGCCCTCTGCTAAATTCATTTTAGGCAAGCTGCAGCTTTTTATTGGGCACCATTCGGGACTTAAAATTTCTGATAGTATCTGTTCTCTCATATTTGTTATTCGAGTTtatcaaattcggaattctggccattctgattttcggtttttctgatttcttacCCCCACCCGAAACGGGCTTAGTACCGGACAGTTTGCATTATACCCACCCGTTCATAGTTATAGTACATCTATATCTTATAATGTGCTTCTACTTCACGCATTACATTACCAATCTTGGTGCATTTCTCATCTCCTCCGAAAGGGGTAAGTTAATTATATTAGCCAGTGCTTCGATTcttttgaaaaagtgaaagaatgGATCGATTCTTGGATCTTATCAAaggatgaagaattttttcggGATTCGGGATTCGTTTGTTGCCTGAAAGATGGGCCAAAGTAGTGGAAAGTGACGGACAATACTTTGAAACATAAATAAGATACCATTTCTTTTAATatagtttttaaaattaaaaaaaaaacggcggGAGCAAAGTTGTAGACCTAATATTTTGCGTGCCTTGCACTTTGAACATTGTTCTTAACGAATATTGTCTTTGTATATTATCAAAATTAGTATCTCGTCTTATTCGATTCACCTACTTCGCTTCCATATGGCTGAACAGTCTGGTCTGGATTCCCTTACATCACAAAGCAACTCCGTGCTGTGCACTCAAGATTGATCACCCAGTCCCATGTTTTCCATTTCACGAATATCGCTGCATTTGAGCTGTAGCAGCATACCTCATCGTCTCTACCACACTGTAAAAAAAGTGTTAGCATTTACACCATTTCAATACCGTGCGTAGTCCCAGGAAGTCAACTGCATAAACAGTGTTCATGGATGGTGTCAGGATCTTGGTGTCTAAACAGTAATTCTAAATAAAACCGATTTCAGCAACACCTGCTACATTTACACCCTGACAATAACACCGGAAAATAGACGTTTCGAGAATGATACTATAGAATGGAACCTAAGTAATTACGCCACATCCAACACTAGAAATGtgtgaattatttattgtaatataataGCATCATATTCCTCACAGGAGTCACAGTCGCACCTACAGTGATGAGATTTTGATGTCATACACATATGTGTTTAAAGAAATACGATTTTTGACTGTGAGGTATTATCTAAAAATGAATTAACGTTATTTACAAAACAAggaaaatctttttttattcggtACAGTCGTACATACAATGCTGATCAAAAGTTTGGTTACACCAGGCGAAATTTCCTGCTGCACTACAAGTTAGATAGCGGACTCAGAAATGAAGATAGTCAAACGTTCCAAATGGTGTTTTAAAGAAGACAAATTTACCTTCATTTtgcttttttgaaaaattctctacaaTTTTCTTTGGCCCCGGTACGTATTTTTGAACATGGCCGTTTTTCGGCTATTTTTTAGCTCTACggtaaaatattgataatacgCTGGTACGTCCGGTATTAGCGTCAACCGCAAGTGGGTGGGACgtacgtctttttttttcaatttctcgtaCAGATATGACTTGTGTAGTGTTGGGGTATCACCGTGGCAGGGTTGGAATGTACTAGTGGTAGTCTCTAGTTTCACAAGATGGGAAGATGCACCAGCTATCTCTGCAGTCGATGCGATTACTGCTCTCGGTGACGATCCACCGTGGTGCTATTTTACTAAGTAGTAGGTCTGTGATtttgcgtgcgtgtgtgtgtgtgtgtgtgtgagttcAGGCCCGTGGGATGACTTGCAAAACTGCATCAGTTGCACGTAATGCCAAGGTAAAGTCTTGCGTGAGAgttgtgtgcgtgtgtaaaTGATGATTCTTGTTAGTTATATAAGAATATAACAAGTTGTTTTTATTTGGACTAtcgttacaaaaataataaaacagaaaGCAAATACATGAAGCAGTAATTATCAACAAATAATTTAGAAATGGTCATATAAATGATACAAACAAGAATAAATGAAGTTGGATTAATATCGACACCAATTACCAAGATTAACCTTCAaggttataataataataataaatacaagcAGTATGTACTGATCGAAAGGTaggtaattttaaattaaataatattcgtGAGAGAAGCGCAACGAAGTTACGGAAATCTCTAATGAGAATAAAGGAATTGAGGAATGAAATCAAGCGTTCAATTAAAGAATTTAAATGTGATACCAGATCAGTTGAGGAGCCTCAGCTGATTTTTTGGTTCGGCGGATTAGCACCTCTAAAGGAGGCTTCGAAATGAGAGTTTTTTACTGTCAGGTCGCCGGCTGTTTTTATACAGGTTTGGTGGCCCCCCCATCTTGTGCGGCATGCTAAATTTATCTCTAGGTGTGCTACaactatgattttttttatcaatatctGCAGTTATATTAGTCGtgtggaaataatttatttagaaaatttgttggaaatttaataaaaattatactaGGAATTATATCAGCACATTGATGTTTACGGAAGTTCCAGAGGAAAAAAGATGATTTGCGACACTAAACGAACTGTAATAAGAAAACagttgattaaattttaaaaaactccGCACTGGTGCATACGTGTGAGCCGCGCGGTCGGTAATTGCAGGATTGCCCCCTACGGTAAGTCGGTGCATTATGGTAAGTAGAGTAATTATGATGTCGATTCCGGTCAAATAGATCCCCGCAGTGCCGACAGTGCCCAATTTCCCCCACCGTCGAGCATGTCGTAACTGCAAGCTCTTGGACCCACAGGCCCAGGATGTCACGTCCTTCGTCTATCAAGTCGCAAGGTGCGTGGAAGTCAAACCGTATTTGCCTTTTTGGACAGAGTAGAGTTGGAAAATCTTCATTATGGCCTGAGTCTTGTGTAAATTCGTCAAACCGAGCATCCGGTttattctgttaattgcaaaagactcactgtcttctaaatttcaatctttaCTGTTCTTTACTGAATCTCATTATTTTGTGAATATACATTATGATGATTATTCCAGTTTCCGCAATCAAATCAAGTTACGCCCTGATCTAAAAGGAATTAGGTAATATTCAGTGTtcgttttaaaataataatcaactacgttactattttcattaaaaatcgttttaaaCTCATAGTAATCCAGTTATTTCGCATTATAATTAATCGTGTGTAAATCATTTGAACGTTTTCGAACAATACCTTTCGGCAATCAGTATGACTATTCAACAATTCAAAAGCGGCTGAACAAGAACATCATCGTGTCATTTTCAACTATCTATTCGACTCCGACCCCGAGGTGAGGCTTTCGTCCAGAAACACCACCAACAATGACCTAAACGACGCAACGGCTCTCAAACTCGCCGATCTTTACATCCAAAGAGAAGTCGATTCTTCTCAccgttttataaattttcgcaTAACATATTATGTAACAAAAATGAGAGGAAAAATTCTCTAGCCACCGTCtaacttgaaaatattgttttctaaGAATATCAATGTCAAATTTAATAATAGAATTGCAGAGTAAAATCGAGTAAAACAGAATTGGTGCCTTATAGCGGCAAATAATAACCTTGGGTATTCAGAGAGACACTCTCCTATTTTCAGCTCGGACCCGAAgcacaattttacaaattttaaatcaatcaTAGATTCATCATATCAATAATGGTGAGGTTACACGTGTGACCACATGCATAGGATTTTTGTTCATATATACCTGAGTCCTAACGCGTTACGCTTTCAGAGGGAATACCCTCCTGGCTCAGCCATGTACATTTATTCATAAACTAAAATCTAGCCTGTGCGTGTGATCCTACAGATCAACTGATTCATAATGCagaactgtatttttaatataagTTACTTTTAATCTGAAAAAGAGATATCATGTTATAATAACCGATCATCGGTAGAATTAATGATCGTTCAGCATAGATGTTCGTGGTATCAATTATATGTGTACCCAAATATCATTAGCATAATACAACATTTGCTAAAGAGCGTAAACAATCGAATTTAACCAGTTCTGCAGGTTCTCTGTACCTATTTGAACATAAATTCGTCCGTCGACGTTATCTGTGTTTAAATTCACACACTTTAGTAATTCTACGTTCATATAAATTCCAGGTGAACACACTTTGCTGGAGGAAACTTGACCGTGCTGCTGATTTTTGTGGTTCATAGAAACAAAGAGTATTGGCCAGATCCGCTCAAGTTTGATCCGGACATATTTTTATCGGTGGAAATTGCGAAACGCCATTCATACTGCTTTCTGCCATTCAGCGCTGGACCAAGATATTGCATAGGTGAATATACCGGGACagtctcttgaaacttgaaaatcaactgcgcatgtGCAAGTTTTATTGGCTATTCGTGCAGgttggccatcccgagtttcagctgtcaaactgtttctgccggcgatgtagttgatacgaattatcgaggttagaatctcaaataatcgagGTAGTGACatggaaaggtttgggaagaaTTTGTTATTGAGTCGGAaggttgatttttcaaagagcgGTCGGAATTTGATGTTTATGCTCTTTGAAacttcaaacgtacacattctgtgtacgttggcccgcctgcatcgcagaaAAAAGTATCGCTGCGGgcagatttcgccgaccaataaGATTGACTTATTTGGCGCttgcgcagttgattttcgtgtttcaagagattgtcccggtatgtatTTCAGGAACACTTGGTATGGTATAGGAAAATCTGCGAGGAAGATGTTCAAAATGATTGAGACAATTCTTGAATCTCGTCACAATTTTAGGTATCAAGTTTTCCATGATGGAAATGAAGACGCTCCTCGCAACATTTCTTTggacgtatacatataataaaaaaagaccAAGTCATACCGCCGAGtgaaataaagttgaaaatagaTACTTTACTGAAGCCTGTAGATCCCATCAAACTGCGGATAGAACGACGTCCGTCGAGGCTGGATTACATTGAAAAAGACGAGTTTACTGGATTTGGGACAGGTTTCACCTGTGTGATCCGAGAAAATTGGCTCCGCTAATTTTGTTTtcctatatattttattacaattacattCTTCTTACTTTATACTCTAATCAGTTCCGTCTTTTCCATAAGGACACATGGGGCACCTGACCAGCGTCCCAGGCTTCATGGGGGTCTCAAAATACCGACGTCGTTGTTTACATGGAAAAAAGAGGAGGTCAATATTTAACGCAATTTTATTAAGAATTGccgttgaaatttataaatttaaatataaatcgaaAACTAGATGTgatttctaaatattttctaaacAGTGAACGAAATTTCACTAAATCtaacaaaaattcaacaatacGCATAAAGTAAGATTTCTTAATTAATcctataaaatttatacaaatatttatatacatattaaatagtaaggaataaaattaaaatttccgaaagaaatttttttaaatgtagtatattattttgttattgtttAGTTGATTGTACAAGGTAGTGTAGTCAAATTTACCAATCATTTTTATACCATATAATATactataagaaaaattttttactcaagatATAGAGGTACCGCAAGTcgattttatgtatttatgtaagctgttttttcgtaaaatttagaTAAGATCATAATTGCcagtgtaaatatatattttacgaaGCAACCATAAGATAGCTTTTTTGTAGATTGATTTATTCTTAACAAAAAAGCTGCCTTGTTAAATTTGACATAATCAGTATTTGatgagatatttttcaaagacgcattgactacaaaaaaaaaaaaaaaactacaaaaaaggtatcttgtcgttttttcgtgaaatatacatttacactGGCAATTATGATCTTATctaaatttgatgaaaaaaaaccttaaataaatacataatatCGACTCGCGCTACCTCCAAatcttgagtaaaaaatttttccgcttGCAggcattattttttcgtcacttcaaatcgttttttcactatccctttttttcgaaaaaaataatgatttttttgaatcaccctaatatatatacatactacTTAGCATTGCGTAGCTTACGAGTTCAATTGCTTGATGATCGATGGTATGATGCATAACAATTATGAATGCAGTAATGTTGTACACTATGATGGCAACTGTGTGGATTGATATAGATGTAAGAACTTATGGTAGGAGCGTGCATGACGCTATTATGGAAATTGCCCGTCGGTAATTCGTGGCGCGGAAACGGCGCACCCGTGATTACCGGCTGGGACGTAACGATACGTAGAAAAAGGTCGAATTTACTTGGTGGGTGAGAGTAGGAATACTACATGACCTCCATGCAGTTTAATTTATTCTAATAGTCCCAAGGTTCCCTTATACGACTGACAGCCATCCAAAATCACATGAAAATAGCATATGTGAAGAAATGTATGATTCTTGCTGAATCTGCGGAACGCTCGCTAAATCTCTCGGTACGGACCGAAAAGTTATCGAATAAGCTTCTTGGTCGTGACACGTTAGCAATATTT
This is a stretch of genomic DNA from Neodiprion fabricii isolate iyNeoFabr1 chromosome 2, iyNeoFabr1.1, whole genome shotgun sequence. It encodes these proteins:
- the LOC124175083 gene encoding cytochrome P450 4C1-like, with the translated sequence MSLQFIVTSFFIGGIVCLMIYHARRFRLYQKAWKFRGPLVFLPFLGNALTFAGNTEDLLKTLDNLANSYSSPYRAWFGQDLAIFVSHPNHIKELLCSDKAIEKSKFYTFFRPWLGNGLFTAPAGIWRVHRKLIGPTFNLKILESFVPIFAAHSKTMADKMEANINGGEFRIFEYVSLCTLDIICETTMGVKMEAQNKSGCDYVEAAEKLFSIIYERILKPWLHPDAIFYRSKLGKEQTDRIKTLFCFTDNVILKKKQALPSGDRREIAMNHEDETCTSRSRRKAFLDLLMELTYDEMKFSDSELRQEVNTLVLAGNDTISNAMCYVMLMLASHPEVQEKVYRELQSIFMDQDPDERFVTQEDLPHMEYLERVIKETLRLFPIAPILGRTVMEDLEIGGFTLPKGSMAVVNTFTVHRSKEYWLDPLKFDPDRFLPQEVAQRHSYCYLPFSGGPRNCIGARYAMMEMKTCLAHILRKYVLKKDKVQLISEIRVKVDSLLRPVEPITLCIERRSSKLD